One window of Flavobacteriales bacterium genomic DNA carries:
- a CDS encoding T9SS type A sorting domain-containing protein: protein KMPTNLSTSANGAQTAITMSWDTPESGAPDHYFLELTNVTTGQVWAWNNIAGSDNSKTKFGLTAGDYYWRIRGACGTSGTSWATIFSQPVEYTLGGARLENSTVANLDVYPNPSRGIFNVTFTSEETQTMIVKVVNMIGKEVFTEELTDFVGQYTQIIDMNTQPKGVYFLEIMTQNGGINKKIILQ from the coding sequence AAGATGCCAACCAACCTATCGACTAGTGCCAACGGTGCACAGACAGCGATTACTATGTCTTGGGATACGCCAGAAAGTGGTGCTCCAGACCATTACTTCTTGGAGCTGACTAACGTCACTACAGGTCAAGTATGGGCATGGAACAACATCGCTGGTTCGGATAACTCTAAGACTAAGTTTGGTTTGACTGCTGGGGATTACTATTGGAGAATCCGTGGTGCTTGTGGTACTAGTGGTACTTCATGGGCAACTATTTTCTCACAGCCAGTTGAATATACTTTAGGCGGAGCGAGATTAGAGAACAGTACTGTGGCTAACTTGGATGTGTATCCTAATCCATCAAGAGGCATCTTTAACGTTACGTTTACTTCTGAGGAAACTCAAACGATGATTGTTAAGGTGGTTAACATGATTGGCAAGGAAGTATTTACCGAAGAATTAACAGACTTTGTAGGTCAATACACACAAATTATTGATATGAATACACAGCCAAAAGGCGTTTATTTCTTAGAGATAATGACTCAAAATGGTGGAATTAATAAAAAGATTATTCTACAATAA